Within Vicia villosa cultivar HV-30 ecotype Madison, WI linkage group LG1, Vvil1.0, whole genome shotgun sequence, the genomic segment AGTGGCCAAGTGTTGTTATCTTCGATAGACTTCAATTCCTCATTCATAGCTTTCGCCtacttcgaatccttcaatgtCGCAGCTGCATTGACAGGTTTGATATCTGCGTAGAAAGtgtaatgtaccagctcaccttcattATCAACCatatcatctgatgtaatcacataatcttgcaaccttgcaggcatgtgtcttaTTCTCTGAGGTCTGCTTGGGCCTGCATCGCCTatgacttcttcttgtcgaacttcttctctttcgattTCAATGACTGGTTCATCATAAAATATTTTCACAGAATCCTTCTTGACtttttcagtccaatcccattctttaagctcatctctGATCACGTCCTTGGTGATCACTACTTGTTTGTTCATTGGGTCGAATAACTTGTAACCTCCAATCGAATGATCTGACTcaacttgtcatcaagttttattctcaactgatctggcacatgtctatgtgttATAGATCCAAATACTTTCAGATGACTCAATATAGGATttacaccagaccaacattcttctggagtaattccttccAGTTTCTCTATCGAACATCTGTTCAAAAAGTATGTTTCATCGACACATCTTTACCCtaaaattctttaggtaaatgcttggcattcaacatacttctcaccatattcatgatggctCGATTCTTCCTTTCCGTAGTTCCATTCTGTTGTGGAGTGTAGGGCgacaccacctcatgcacaaaTACCTTCTACTTCACAGAACATGTCAAAGTCTTACAACACATATTCTCCACCGTCATCAGTTCTCAGGATCTTGAGCTTTcaaccactttgtctttcgaccatagatttgaacttaGCAAATACCTCGATCGCTTTCTTCTTGATCAAGTAAGTCCATAGTTTTCTACTGAAATCATCTATGAGTGTAACAAATTATTTGTTATCTCCATTTGAATCCATCTGGATtggaccacatacatcagagtatatgatttcgagaatagccttcgacttgcttcctgcatccttgtTGAAGCTATTCTTGTGTTGTTTCGCATGCATACATTCGTCATATACCTCATTTGGAATGACGATTTCTAGCAGTCCTGAAACCATGTTTCTTCTTGTCAactctctgatgtcattgaagttgagatgaccTAGTCTATAGTGCCATATCCACTCGTCTCTGCTAGCTGCAGTCGAAAGGCACTTGTGTTCCATCATATCGAGTttgatcttgaaggttctattttgagacataggagccttcaagattaacattCCACTTGtcgacaactctcatcatcttgtctttaATCGACACTTTttagttcttttcgaccaactggCTAATAATGAGCAAATTGctttcatgcctggtatgtacaacacattggagaTTACTGACCTCTTGTCGTCTTTCTTCATAATCAGAACATCTCCAATACCTTCTGTAACACTCATTTTCTATCCCCAAAACATATCATATATTAACAGAATAATAAAGCATACATATAACTATTGGGTGTCACATGTCGTTTCCACAAACAATGAAAACCAACCAACCAaacaaaaacacacacacacacacacacacacacacacacacacacacacacacacacacacacacacacacacacacacacacacacacacacatatatatatatatatatatatatatcatacttcTAGTCATGATTATAACacatttgaaaacttcatttttcgTCAATATGCATATCGCAACGGAATAGTATTTTCTCAGGCAACACGAGTTCAAATACCCCCCCTcaatgttacatgaccagagcatcgactctctacctactcaaaataaattaaccGAACAAGCACCTCAGCTAATCCTCGTGCAAGCATAACTACTCGTCCGAGCCTGCGCGATGTCGCatacaacatcattcaaataaaagGGCGAGAATTCACATTATTAtgaatatatataatatgaaCAATGAGTATAGTATACAAATAATCCAACAATTCATCACACTTCGTAATTTAAATGAGTTCCACAAATATTGCACATAGCACAAATTTTAAATTATCACATAAGCACACTTtaaattcaaacatcacatagTAGCCAATGTGACTCTAAATGCAATTAAtgtgactcatgcatgtggtaccagtgTGAACATCAAGCTACCCGCTCCCCATTTCATATTCAAGAACcaaagccacgcttccgatccctACAAGACCAAAGCCCTCAAATATGAACACATAGTCCACCGCTTCTGAATCCACAAAATAAACAAAGCCACACTTATATTTCCACTCAAGGATCAAAGCCCAAAACCGGAGTTTCAtctccccatgaatgcatgtgcaacaaattcacaatatatgcaattaagatgatcacacaaccttaattatccaagcatatcacaataattcgtcATATTCGAATTCTCCACCAACACATTGCACAACATACATTCATCATCAACAAAGCATTCACATAGCATTTATCAATCATACATAACACATAGCATACAAGCCAATCAATTTTATTCACACAATTCACCATATACATATACCAAAATCCAAGTATCATGTATCCATACAAATTCTATTCAAAACCTATCCAAACATCGTTGCATCAATTATTAAAATACATAGAAATCCCTACTAAAATATAAGCATACAGGATCCCAAAACAAAGtatcaaaaatcacaaaattttGGAACACGCCGCGCTACGCGCACCAAGTCAGAAGTTCACACGCTACGCGCACCAAGTCAGAAGTTCACACGCTACGCGCACTCtgtcggcgcgacgcgccctatgcGATATTTAGAAAAAAACCTATTTTTGACAGCACTTCCAAAATCCGTTTTAAACAAGATAAACCCAACCAAACCACCAACAATCATGTATATAAGGGTTTGTAATCATAGTTCTACCATGAGttatgtaatacggtgggagaactgactttttgaaatgttgcggatagcaagagtcgccaccgacttttattttatccaatatatagaaaggctaaaagaacaaaaaaaaacctttttaaaagactttgagttcggtgggtaagttatacaaagggaaggtgtaagcaccctttgtatccatggttatccatgggctcttaattgcttagctcattttgttttcaaaaatgtttgaaatgTGGGGAAAcatgtttgaataagaactttagcttgtaaataagcgtagtctttttgaaaagattctttgaaaagaagtgggaaaatattttgaattttgaatttgaatttgaatttgaaaaagagcaagcaattaggagcacctaccctaagttttaaaattgttcttttagactttaacgggaaagggctatccataccataaagagggaaggtagtcctttcattggatttaaaagggtcatcggagttatcgttcgccatgagattgtccctgccataaagtGGGTAGGTaatttagggaaggatagaatagtcatttaggcaacaggcgaggataccttagcaatgggacaatcatcatttaccgaggcaacttcgagggacaaaattgatgatgataatgaactgagggcaacatttgttttgcttaggtatcctcggaatcgagagaCTTGATTATTTTAGAAtcataattaaaaggcaacaggcagcataagaagggttaccctaaaggtgtgtgtgtgtgacacaatcacgtggttaagttcagatatttatcttgtaattagtgattgtaatttaattcaaggcttgcactccctaggattactaaccacgcagtataataaACAGCAgttaaaaatcctacgctattacaataaacacctgtaaatgcagaaaataaaaggcagaaaataaacctaaaatctattacatggctttgggggcagttacataataaggcaAAAACTTGCGGGAAAACCACAAGAAATAATAAAGTAGATGATAGCCCTGCAAgacattataaaataaaaatatgcagaAATAAAATCAATGTTAGAAAACAAAAGGTTAACAAAAACAGTTTAAAAATTAGTGGCTAAAAAAACTTAAAGACAAACTTAAGGGTGAAATCTCAGTtgatggacaacacctacctaacGAGTTTATAGGGTTTTCTTATGGTTTTTAAATTAAGGCTAACCATAATTGAATTAGTTATAAAcctaaattaactaattaattatttaaccaaaaaTTAGATCTTAATTActagattaattaattaaatggaaattaatatttaaataacctaattactaaattaaattttactaattagaaaaataattttagcattttataaaattaatctaattaataaaaaaattatgaaactaAATTTATGATAAAACTAATCCTAAGTTTAGTAGACTATCTAGATGTGTTTGATTATAAAAAGAATGAaggttaataaaaaaaataaaataaaatcaatataacaaaaataataagaaaaaaattaagcAAACCAGGCGCGCGATCCAGTGTACCACGCCTCTGAGAGTCCATGATGGAGCTGCATGTCCTGGCGCGTTGGATTCAATGATGCGCTAATCCGCTGGCTGAGGTGCAAGGATGTATCAGACATGTATAGAGGGCGAGGCACTCGATTAGTGTTtgcttcatttggaaaaaaaattgtcaGGTCTGGGGATCGATCCGATGTCATTGTAGAAACACAACCTTCCTCCTTGCCAATTACGCTGCGAGTGGTTAGTCATCCATAACATAGACAGCATAAATTATATAGAAACAAAAAGGAGTAATGGATCAGTCAAGCAAATGCCAACGTGGGGTCCTAAATGCTTTGACTGGCCAATGAGGAACGGTGAGAGAATTTGGCGTGGGTCGACTGCCCAATGAGAGAGACGCGCGTGGTCCCAAGGTCACCAGCACTATTTACCTTCTTCCTCAAATAATTTGCTACAATTTGCACATGATTTCGCTACGATTTCTTCTACGATATTTTGTAGCTAAACCCTGCaaatattaaattcaaaaaaaCCACGTTAACCGGACAAATAAAGTGGCCAGATCCGTTAAAAGGGATCCTACGACCACGATGGTGGTCTCGTTTTTGCCTATAAGTGTCTCGAAACATGAAACCGAGTGTGAAGCTCCGTCAAACCCTAACCATGGCTTCTTCCTATCCTCGCGTGGAACCTTCCATCTAAAGGCTACAAGCTCATATAAATTGCACCAGAAACTCTAATATACAATTAGTTTTGATTGAAATACAAGATAATGCAAGATACGAAAATTaaagtatgaatgaatatgatgagTAAGATGCACGAGATTCAGATGTTACATGGCTTGTCTGATGGTCCTTTCTTACCCTATATTACCTTAGAAATTGAATGAGACGAGTGGAAGGCTTTGAAACTCTCTAGGATGGTGAACACAAATTCACACCTTTCTTTGAGAACTTTGCAACTTTGAAACCCTTGCCTCTTTCTCCTAATTTTTGTCCTCCCCTACTATAATGTTTGTGAGGTATATAAAGAGGGAGAAATTAGGTTAGGTCTTGGGCTTTTGGATCTTGTttacttgaaaaaaaaaaagaaatctttgaagaaaattttaatttctttctaATTTAGGTTCCATATTGTTTCCAATCTTTTCCAACCCCTTTGTCCACGAATTTTCATCAATATAATGATATTTAGATGATTGggtttgattggaaatcaaatcttttgataaaaattaattttccatattttataatgatttattatcatttaaatgaattaaaattcacataaataaaataaatattataaaaataagataattaattaaaaggtattttccaaGCCCATGGTTatgtttagaatccaaaaatTAGGCCCAAAggttcaaaatatcaaaatccaTCACTTTCCcttattttctcaaaatcgcccaacttgcgcaagccataactcattcaatattgatCATATGGAAATGATctagaactttttggaaagctcaagatgtcctctacaagccactttggaaccttttttgcatttggagattttatcttgaagatacggctcctgacaaaaaacagctttttgcgagcttctaggaggacatgtaatgttttgacttatatctcttatgtgGAAGCATttattgaccttgggcccaacatacaagttgtagagaattgaatttcctttagaataagctttggatggagaaTTTCTAATGAAGCATGAGagacttatggccagtcaaagtacaTTTGACTTTAGCTTAGAAATCCTAATTTAGCAATTTggacttttgttgatttttgagctttccttgatgaatcatgatcaaccctttataaaatgatgaattttacttcAAACTATtgttgttgaccaaaaatcaggaattttgactgtattttgaccatagttgacttttaggtcaaattagtagactgttgaccttctgagcttttgactgagcaatcttgtgaattgagatagtttgaaacataagAAGTCATATGAAGTCCATTGGAGGTCCTGATTCATCCCTTTTCGCCAAgaaatccaaaaccctagttcagaagcCTCTGATTAGGAGGGCGTGCATTCAGTCAAGTCTTAAGCCTTTGATATttaaatgagcttgagtataaaaatgtgatgggcaaattttggggtatgacaggttatCAATACAACAACAAAGAACATGATTAATCATACAAATTCATGGATTCTACACAAAGCCTAACATTGAAagatatgaaataaagagatgaagaaccctaagcATATAAACTACCTATTGCATACCATACAATACCCATAATAatgaggattctcccccttaccttttGAAGATTCCACTTCTTATAGGTTTCCCTTCTCTTTCTCTATTCTCctctttcttcctctttctcttctcttgagtTCTCTCTTatctttttctaaaatgaaagttATGAGGCTAAGCCTAGTtttctcttactatctttctttaatcaaatggGCTCAACATCTCTTACGCCCACTTATTACTATCACTTCTACTAATTAGGTCCAATAGCTATTTAATCATTATTCTACCAATAATTCTAAATAGTATAATTAACCCATTAATACGCAATCAAATAATTATCACaccaagtaataattaaataaataactactaatacaataattatttaaataaataaataaaatagaaaaatcgggatgttacaccttcagctgctagagtattgtcatttgcgaatttcaccatgttcttcattgaggactttatgttgacaaaccaatgtttccttccagacatgtgtgatgagcatcctgaatccaagtaccattggtccttggtTTTATCTTCATCTCTTGTTTTTACCAtcaacaacatctcttcttcttcatgttttgcaAACTTTGCATCACTTACTTGATTCTCGCGCTTCTCTGGACAATCACTCGTATAGTGACCATACTTATGACAATTGAAACATTGTATGGGAATTTTGTTAGGCTTTCgatcaccacctcttcctctgcCTCCAACACCACCTTTTTGGTTGCCTTGGTATGAGGGCTTTCTCAGATTCGACCAACTTCCTTCATGTTGATTTTGACCAGttgaattgttgtagccacctctacctttatttccaaTCCAACTTCCTttacctttcttttcttttgctgaCTGATCCTGCAGAGCCATATCACTCTTCGACTTGCCTGCAGCTCTTTcagtcattctttgttcatgagatttaAGCGTTCCTTGAAGCTTTTCCTTTGTTAATTTCGAAAAATCTTTTGaatcttctatggctaccaccacatggtcgaacttaggggccaAAGACCTCAAGATCTTTGAAACAATAGCTCTTATTGTTAACGCTTCTCCATatttcttgatttgattcactagtttcgtaacctTAGTGAAGAAATTAGTTATGTTTTtgctatcttccatctgaagctattcatacgttcttttgtgagtttgtaacctcacctctttcaccttcccAACgcctccaaaagacttttcaagaatctcccaaactTCTTTTGCAGATTCAAAATCACCAAACTTTTCAAAGTTATatggactcagacattgatgaattatgaaaagtTCTTTATAAGTCTTCTTATCCAATTATTcgtgttcttccttttcttcttctgAAGCATCTTCTTCAAGATCTTTTGCTTCATcctttacaagatcccaaagatcttggcACCTGAATATAACCTTCATCTGTTTGCatcaattctcatagttatctactTTCAGAATTGATAGACTTGCTGATATTTTCCATTCCCATAATTCACCGCCAtcatgattttcttcttcttcctttgaaCCAATCAACTGAAGCTcttgataccagatgttggaaatccaccaaaacctatgatgaatttctaCCAATCTTGGTAACAAGATTCATATCACCACACAATAACGATGAACaatataaaagaaagaaagaaagaaagacaatgattttctgcagagtttctctctaccCACAAACTGTGAAAAACTttattattcacttgcaactgcaaattatGTGAATACAACtcaatgacttgattacaaaaaatAGGGGTTACTCTCTCTATTTATATATTTAGGTTAGCTTGCTCTCCAAGCCAatgcccaaaactataaaagcccaaaatatctATTCTGGAACTAAATCAAAGCTAATCTATTTTAgacctaaatcaaatctatctaattTAGATATAAATCAAATTTGTGTGTAACAAATTGTCTCCACACTTCTaagttaaatcaaatattttcgacATAAGAAATTACAATTTAACAAATGTCACCACAATGGAAACATTGGTTCATTTAAATTCTCCACAAAAAACTTAATTTTACCCATCATACTTGTAACACCCTACTTTCCTCATTAATCAATTACAAAATAATTAGAGTACACACAAGTAGGAATGTCACATCTTATAAAAACTCATGAAGTATCAAGTCACTTCATCATTATTGCTCAACAATCAAATTAAATAGCGGAAGTTCAAAATAATTCACTTCAATGGCTCTAAGGCCTCAACGGTAATAAACTCCAAAAAACTCGTGGTGCAACATAATTTGAAAATAAGGTACGTAACAAATGAGACaaccaaaaaaattcaaattaaaaaatccCATGTTCCCCGTGTTATGTATCaaagcgactcctaagactcgatcacaAGCAACACAAGCTCCAAGCTTTACTCAAGTACTTGATTATCTGTACTTCCGAAGaaacacaaacacaacaacaaaaaaggggTGAGAACTTCATTCAAATAATTATCGGGGAATATCACATGCTAAGGAGTAGTATTCAAAAAATAACACAACAATCACATGTACAAACAACTTATATAACAATATACCGCACCTTCACTATGCATAACTCATATTTTAATTAAGTATGAAAAGTGATTCACCCATCACGACTCTATGCATGCACTACCAACATAATCAATACAATTCATTTATACGAATCTGATTCTCGTCGGAATTCAAATAAGTCTCAAGTGTTCCCCTGAACCACGACTTATCTCCACTCTACTCTACCATGAGAGTCCGAACGAGACTAAACACTCATCATAGATTCCCACCTAGGCTCATCTCCATATAGCATGACACAAATGCATAACATATAAATATGCACAAGTATCATAACATTATACATAACACGAATCCCGTTGATCACCTGTGAGCCACATACTCACCGTAATTCTCCTTTCGAATTACTCCATCAcacaagaatatatatatatatatatatatatatatatatatatatataaacaattcAAGTTGTCACAATTTAACACACAAATCATTACATGTTTATCACACATTCATCTGTACCAAATTCATGACTCGTCGTAGTTCGACACACACGAAAACACACATTCACTCGTCGAAGAGTTGGAAtgctgaaataaaaaaattaaattaaagtacGTTAAATTAGCCTTCCAACGATTCGAACGGCGCGTCATTCGGACATTCACAGCTTGAGTTATACATTTttaaagttttgaaattttttctgTCCgactcagtgtaaccggttatgaAAAAAATCGTAGCTGACACAATTTTATGCACCTGTAACCGATTACGCCAAAAACCTGTAATCGGTTACAGGCCTGACAATAACCCAAAAACCTTATTTTTCCAtcacgtaaccggttacaccaaaacTCGTAACTGGTTACACTGTACCAATGGCGCTTTCCTGCAATTTTTCCAGATACGAAACTAGTCccaacacacttcaaaaccccaattttatcaaattaaaataagTATTTGAATAACGAGTTCGTTCTCTTTTAACATGTAACAATCCAACATAATTTCCCAGGCCAATTTCATCACTTTTCGCAACATATACAACATTAATTCAAACACACAGaagaaaaaatcataaacttgCAATACAACAACACATTCATCATACCCATATAACAAAATCTTAGAATTCAAGTATAATACTAAATTCTTAAGAGGGGAAGGAACTCTCACTACCTTATCATGTTCAATCACCATTATATGAACTCattcaccccttaccttagtttTGAGCTTTGATCATTCAGTCTACTTAATATAATTCCAAAGAACTCATGATGACAAacctagccacatgtcatcttgGTAACAATCTTCGCCACGTGTCTTTTTGTAATAATTCTAAATACAAACCCTACCCTAACCTTAATTATCTACATGGTATATTCTCTAACCTTATATGCCTATATGTCATTTGATTATAATATTCAATATTACACTAACTCTAATATCTAGTGGCATCTTTCCTAACCTTATGTttctaacccataataataataataataataataataataataataataataataatataataacaaattataatataatataaatagtcaattataatataatattcatctaATAATTTATCTACGTAATATAAATCCAAAGAAGTtgtgatggcaaccctagccacatgtcatcttgGTAACAATCCTCACCATGTTTAATGCAAAGGTTACatgtttttttaaagaataagTTTAGCATTTAAGAGTTAGAATATATAACATTTAACAGTCACATAGAAGTTTAATAAAAATGAATTCTACAAAAACGTTTAATAAGAATGTAATTGTTAAACATTTTtcgttgattttttaaaattctatTAAATGcaataataatgaattaaatattttatattattatataatattcatctaataataataatataaattaatatagtaAGAATAATatcagtaataataataataatatactatCCATCTaacactattaaaaaaaatattatttataaatattatattttttatctattatgCAATAGccgaaaataaaaaaatctaaatacaattttaataaatatttattataaaaatatataaaaaatattaataaattttatataaataaattttaataaagaataaatacaaaaatctaaatacaattttattaaaatatacaaGTAGCGaaactttaaaatataattttcatttaGTGACTAAATCGTATATttagttttatataattaaaattttaattatgaaatataataaaaagtATTATATAAGTacaacaatttttaaaattcaaattaaaaaatttatttttaactttaaaaacgTTTTCGAAAATTaatctatcaaattaattttttatatatcataataaataataaataaatgaataaatatatttattattattattattaactttatgTATCATaactattaataaattaatattcttTAAACGTtactctttttaatatttttcctTAACTATCTATTAAATGGTCTGCTTTATAAAATTACTCATTATATAACTTTAATCCCTACCGtttttttattctcctttctttaattttgtcataccccaaatttgtcctacccctaacttctaactggcttaagcatcgcattcatctgcatacctccattagggcattaacatagaCCATGCATTCATTAATTAATAATCTGGCAAGAGATCAAGGGTCTTGAAGCAGGCTGAAGTGTCACATAGGCCTTGGCTAGAGCTTATTTCCTCAAAGATGGTGTTTTGCACTCGACAAAGACTGTGATTGGTTCAGGTCTTTTGAAAGACATTTACTCAAATGGTTTCTATGCACATGGATTTcttcctagggtttatttccctatttttCTTGGATCAGGATTCTTTATATTAGGGTTTGTGCCTTGAGATTTTGTGGCTAATCAATTCCATGCCTTTTTATACATCAAGGTTATTGGCTTAGTTGATCTTCACCATCAGATGACATTCAATATGCTATGATTTGGAGTATGGATCCAATTGAGGTTTCTTTCTTCACCAGTTGATTCATCTAGGGGGATTGTATTACAAGTCATTGACCAAGAATCCTACCTCTGTTGCAAATTATGGGTTTGATGTCATTCGAGATATTCAGGTGCAAAGCATGGAAGATTGACTA encodes:
- the LOC131621780 gene encoding uncharacterized protein LOC131621780; the protein is MEDSKNITNFFTKVTKLVNQIKKYGEALTIRAIVSKILRSLAPKFDHVVVAIEDSKDFSKLTKEKLQGTLKSHEQRMTERAAGKSKSDMALQDQSAKEKKGKGSWIGNKGRGGYNNSTGQNQHEGSWSNLRKPSYQGNQKGGVGGRGRGGDRKPNKIPIQCFNCHKYGHYTSDCPEKRENQVSDAKFAKHEEEEMLLMVKTRDEDKTKDQWNGRFELKRFHIGKVIARSSLKQAI